In Luteitalea sp. TBR-22, one genomic interval encodes:
- a CDS encoding Tex family protein — MTTTPAAASAVFTPILDRIAQELSVAPRQVTAAVALLDEGSTVPFIARYRKEATGGLDDTQLRTLEERLRYLRELEERRTAILASLVEQQKLTPELEDAIRSADSKTRLEDLYAPHRPKKRSKAQIAREQGLEPLADALLADPTLVPDQAAAEYVNEATGVADVAAALDGARAILIERFSEAPELVGGLRTYVWEQGTLKSVVVEGQEEKGAKFRDYFDASEPVAKLPSHRVLALLRGRKEGVLKLSITLPDDGSGSGLSEPERRMAAFSGVQHQGRPADDFLRTAVSLAWKARLQPKLENDVETKLREMAEEEAIRVFGSNLRDLLLAAPAGTRVTMGLDPGIRTGVKVAVVGNTGAVVATTTIYPHEPRKDWDGSIAALAALCVSHKVELIAIGNGTASRETEKLVADLMEKFPELKLTRIVVSEAGASVYSASELASKELPELDVTLRGAVSIARRLQDPLAELVKIEPRSIGVGQYQHDVSQPALARQLDGVVEDCVNAVGADVNTASPALLSRISGLNSRLAAQIVDYRTQHGPFTRRSDLRSVPRLGDKTFEQAAGFLRIPNGPDPLDASAVHPEAYEVVQRIAQVTGRDLPTLIGDSAFLRTLDPARFADDRFGTPTVRDILAELEKPGRDPRPEFRQAKFKESVHQLSDLEPGMVLEGVVTNVANFGAFVDIGVHQDGLVHVSQLADRFVKDPRDVVKAGQIVSVTVLEVDIPRKRIALTMRKAERPAPRAPQAREARQGGNGQGPRGQRPPQGGRPPQDRQERQDRRPQAPAPSSGGTAMSAAFQKLLGK; from the coding sequence ATGACGACCACCCCGGCTGCCGCGTCGGCCGTGTTCACGCCGATCCTCGATCGGATCGCCCAGGAATTGTCCGTCGCGCCCCGGCAGGTGACTGCCGCGGTGGCGCTGCTCGACGAGGGCTCCACGGTGCCCTTCATCGCGCGTTACCGCAAGGAGGCCACCGGCGGGCTCGACGACACCCAACTGCGCACGCTGGAGGAACGCCTGCGCTACCTGCGCGAGCTCGAGGAGCGCCGCACCGCCATCCTCGCCTCGCTGGTCGAGCAGCAGAAGCTGACGCCCGAGCTCGAGGACGCGATTCGCAGCGCCGACTCGAAGACGCGCCTCGAGGACCTCTACGCGCCGCACCGGCCGAAGAAGCGCTCGAAGGCGCAGATCGCCCGTGAGCAGGGACTCGAGCCGCTGGCCGACGCGCTGCTCGCCGACCCGACGCTGGTGCCCGATCAGGCTGCCGCGGAGTACGTCAACGAGGCCACCGGAGTGGCCGACGTCGCGGCGGCGCTCGACGGCGCGCGCGCGATTCTCATCGAGCGCTTCAGCGAGGCGCCGGAGCTGGTGGGCGGCCTGCGCACCTACGTCTGGGAGCAGGGCACGCTCAAGTCGGTCGTCGTCGAGGGGCAGGAGGAGAAGGGCGCGAAGTTCCGCGACTACTTCGACGCCAGCGAGCCGGTGGCCAAGCTGCCCTCGCACCGCGTGCTCGCGCTGCTGCGCGGCCGCAAGGAGGGCGTGCTGAAGCTCTCGATCACGCTGCCCGACGATGGCAGCGGCAGCGGGCTGAGCGAGCCGGAACGCCGGATGGCGGCGTTCTCCGGCGTGCAGCACCAGGGCCGTCCCGCCGACGACTTCCTGCGCACCGCGGTGTCGCTGGCGTGGAAGGCGCGCCTGCAGCCCAAACTCGAGAACGACGTCGAGACGAAGCTGCGGGAGATGGCCGAGGAAGAAGCCATCCGCGTGTTCGGCAGCAACCTGCGCGACTTGTTGCTGGCCGCGCCGGCCGGGACGCGCGTGACGATGGGCCTCGATCCGGGCATCCGCACCGGCGTGAAGGTGGCCGTGGTGGGCAACACGGGGGCGGTCGTCGCGACGACGACGATCTACCCGCACGAGCCGCGCAAGGATTGGGACGGGTCGATCGCCGCGCTGGCCGCCCTGTGCGTGTCGCACAAGGTGGAGCTGATCGCGATCGGCAACGGCACGGCATCGCGCGAGACCGAGAAGCTGGTCGCCGACCTGATGGAGAAGTTCCCCGAGCTCAAGCTGACGCGGATCGTCGTGTCGGAGGCCGGCGCGTCGGTCTACTCGGCGTCGGAGCTCGCCTCGAAGGAACTGCCCGAACTCGACGTCACGCTGCGTGGCGCGGTGTCGATCGCGCGCCGCCTGCAGGATCCGCTCGCCGAGCTCGTGAAGATCGAGCCGCGATCGATCGGCGTCGGCCAGTACCAGCACGACGTCAGCCAGCCGGCGCTGGCCCGGCAGCTCGACGGCGTGGTGGAGGACTGCGTGAACGCGGTCGGCGCCGACGTGAACACCGCGTCACCGGCGTTGCTGTCGCGCATCTCCGGCCTCAACTCCCGGCTCGCGGCGCAGATCGTCGACTACCGGACGCAGCACGGCCCCTTCACGCGCCGCAGCGACCTGCGGTCGGTGCCGCGCCTCGGCGACAAGACCTTCGAGCAGGCCGCCGGCTTCCTGCGGATCCCGAACGGCCCCGACCCGCTCGACGCGTCGGCGGTGCACCCGGAGGCGTACGAGGTGGTCCAGCGCATCGCGCAGGTGACCGGCCGCGACCTGCCGACGCTCATCGGCGACAGCGCCTTCCTGCGCACGCTGGATCCGGCGCGCTTTGCCGACGACCGCTTCGGCACCCCGACGGTGCGCGACATCCTCGCCGAGCTCGAGAAGCCGGGCCGCGACCCGCGCCCCGAGTTCCGCCAGGCGAAGTTCAAGGAGTCGGTGCACCAGCTCTCGGACCTCGAGCCGGGCATGGTGCTCGAAGGCGTGGTCACCAACGTGGCCAACTTCGGCGCGTTCGTCGACATCGGCGTCCATCAGGACGGCCTGGTCCACGTGTCGCAACTGGCCGACCGCTTCGTGAAGGACCCGCGCGACGTCGTCAAGGCGGGCCAGATCGTCAGCGTGACGGTGCTCGAGGTGGACATCCCGCGCAAGCGCATCGCGCTCACGATGCGCAAGGCGGAGCGGCCGGCGCCGCGTGCCCCGCAGGCGCGCGAGGCGCGCCAGGGCGGCAACGGACAGGGGCCGCGTGGCCAGCGTCCACCGCAGGGCGGCCGTCCGCCGCAGGACCGCCAGGAGCGTCAGGACCGACGCCCGCAGGCGCCCGCGCCGTCGTCAGGCGGCACGGCGATGTCGGCGGCCTTCCAGAAGCTGCTGGGAAAGTAG
- the ettA gene encoding energy-dependent translational throttle protein EttA → MAPQYIYTMKGLTKVYPPDQVVLKDIWLSFLPGAKIGVLGYNGAGKSTLLRIMAGVEKEFSGEAFLAQGCTVGYLPQEPQLDASKTVLGNVEEGVQAIKDLLARFDELSANYSDETADEFAAIQDKIDAVDAWNLDSKLELAMDALRLPPPDADVTTLSGGEKRRVALCRLLLQSPDLLLLDEPTNHLDAESVAWLETFLKEYKGTVVAITHDRYFLDNVAGWILELDRGQGIPWEGNYSSWLDQKQQRLAQEAKAESRRQRSLQRELDWIRMSPRARQAKGKARLNAYEDLLAQDTKEKLDSVEIYIAPGPRLGDIVVEARDLKKSFGENLLFENLTFTLPRGGIVGVIGPNGAGKTTLFRMITGVEQPDAGTLRLGETVQLGYVDQSRDALKGDRTVWEEISGGHDEITLGKRTVASRAYVSWFNFKGRDQQKLVGQLSGGERNRVHMAKLLRSGANLLLLDEPTNDLDVDTLRALEEALLDFAGCAVVISHDRWFLDRIATHILAFEGDSTVVWFEGNYQDYEADRHRRLGTAADTPHRVKYRKLTR, encoded by the coding sequence ATGGCACCTCAGTACATCTACACGATGAAGGGGCTGACCAAGGTCTATCCCCCGGACCAGGTCGTGCTCAAGGACATCTGGCTGTCGTTCCTGCCCGGCGCCAAGATCGGCGTCCTCGGCTACAACGGCGCTGGCAAGTCGACGCTGCTGCGGATCATGGCCGGCGTCGAGAAGGAATTCTCGGGCGAGGCCTTCCTCGCGCAGGGCTGCACGGTCGGCTACCTGCCGCAGGAGCCGCAGCTGGACGCGTCCAAGACGGTGCTCGGCAACGTCGAGGAAGGCGTGCAGGCGATCAAGGATCTCCTCGCGCGCTTCGACGAGCTCTCGGCCAACTACTCGGACGAGACCGCCGACGAGTTCGCCGCCATCCAGGACAAGATCGACGCGGTCGACGCCTGGAACCTCGACAGCAAGCTCGAACTCGCGATGGACGCGCTGCGCCTGCCGCCGCCGGACGCCGACGTGACGACGTTGTCGGGTGGCGAGAAGCGTCGCGTCGCCCTCTGCCGACTGCTGCTGCAGTCGCCCGACCTGCTGCTCCTCGACGAGCCGACCAACCACCTCGACGCCGAGTCGGTGGCGTGGCTCGAGACGTTCCTCAAGGAATACAAGGGCACGGTCGTCGCGATCACGCACGATCGCTACTTCCTCGACAACGTGGCGGGCTGGATCCTCGAGCTCGATCGCGGCCAGGGCATTCCCTGGGAGGGCAACTACTCCAGCTGGCTCGACCAGAAGCAGCAGCGCCTCGCGCAGGAAGCCAAGGCCGAATCACGGCGCCAGCGATCGCTGCAGCGTGAGCTGGACTGGATCCGGATGTCGCCGCGGGCCCGCCAGGCCAAGGGCAAGGCCCGCCTCAACGCGTACGAGGACCTGCTGGCGCAGGACACCAAGGAGAAGCTCGACTCGGTCGAGATCTACATCGCGCCCGGCCCGCGCCTCGGCGACATCGTTGTCGAAGCGCGCGACCTCAAGAAGTCGTTCGGCGAGAACCTGCTCTTCGAGAACCTCACGTTCACGCTGCCGCGCGGCGGCATCGTCGGCGTGATCGGGCCCAATGGCGCCGGCAAGACGACCCTGTTCCGGATGATCACCGGCGTCGAGCAACCCGACGCCGGCACGCTGCGCCTCGGCGAGACCGTGCAGCTCGGGTACGTCGACCAGTCACGCGACGCGCTCAAGGGCGATCGCACCGTGTGGGAGGAGATCTCGGGCGGTCACGACGAGATCACCCTCGGCAAGCGCACCGTCGCCTCGCGCGCCTACGTGTCGTGGTTCAACTTCAAGGGGCGCGACCAGCAGAAGCTGGTGGGCCAGTTGTCGGGCGGCGAGCGCAACCGGGTGCACATGGCCAAGCTGCTGCGCAGCGGCGCCAACCTGCTGCTGCTCGACGAGCCGACCAACGACCTCGACGTCGACACCCTGCGCGCGCTCGAGGAAGCGCTGCTCGACTTCGCCGGCTGCGCCGTGGTCATCAGCCACGACCGCTGGTTCCTCGATCGCATCGCCACCCACATCCTCGCCTTCGAGGGCGACAGCACGGTGGTGTGGTTCGAGGGCAATTATCAGGACTACGAAGCCGACCGGCACCGCCGCCTCGGCACCGCGGCCGACACGCCACACCGGGTCAAGTACCGCAAGCTCACCAGGTAG
- a CDS encoding TIGR00266 family protein, whose amino-acid sequence MWYYAQNSQPVGPISLDDLASRIRSGQVTPDTLVFTTGMTQWQAARDTPQLSVFFSAAAAPPAPMPIAAPPPIGQKAFELTYRIVGEDVQFVEVELDPGEAAVAEAGGLMYMTSGVQMDTVFGDGSQQQSGGIMGALMGAGKRLLTGESLFTTVFSNPTSSLQKVAFAAPYPGRILPMDLKSLGGELICQKDSFLAAAKGISIGIAFQKKIGVGLFGGEGFIMQRLTGDGLAFVHAGGMIESFDLKAGETLRVDTGCLVALTPSVQYDVQFVGKVKTAFFGGEGLFFAVVTGPGRVWLQSLPLSRMADRIMKAAPGLARGGKEEGSVLGGLGNLLDGDN is encoded by the coding sequence ATGTGGTACTACGCCCAGAACAGCCAACCCGTCGGCCCCATCTCGCTCGATGACCTCGCCAGCCGCATCAGGTCCGGCCAGGTCACGCCAGACACGCTCGTCTTCACCACCGGCATGACGCAGTGGCAGGCGGCCCGGGACACGCCGCAACTGAGCGTGTTCTTCTCGGCGGCCGCCGCGCCGCCGGCGCCGATGCCCATCGCGGCCCCGCCGCCGATCGGCCAGAAGGCCTTCGAGCTCACCTACCGCATCGTCGGCGAGGACGTGCAGTTCGTGGAGGTCGAGCTCGATCCGGGCGAAGCCGCCGTGGCCGAGGCCGGGGGGTTGATGTACATGACGTCGGGCGTCCAGATGGACACGGTGTTCGGCGACGGCAGCCAACAGCAGTCGGGCGGCATCATGGGCGCGCTCATGGGCGCCGGTAAGCGTCTGCTGACCGGAGAGAGCCTGTTCACGACGGTCTTCTCCAACCCCACCTCGTCGCTGCAGAAGGTGGCGTTCGCGGCGCCCTATCCCGGGCGCATCCTGCCGATGGACCTCAAGTCGCTCGGGGGTGAGCTGATCTGCCAGAAGGACAGCTTCCTCGCTGCGGCCAAGGGCATCTCGATTGGCATCGCGTTCCAGAAGAAGATCGGCGTCGGCCTGTTCGGCGGCGAGGGCTTCATCATGCAGCGCCTGACGGGTGACGGCCTGGCCTTCGTGCACGCCGGCGGGATGATCGAGTCGTTCGACCTCAAGGCCGGCGAGACGCTGCGCGTCGACACCGGCTGCCTCGTGGCGCTGACGCCGTCGGTGCAGTACGACGTGCAGTTCGTCGGCAAGGTGAAGACCGCCTTCTTCGGCGGGGAAGGGCTCTTCTTCGCGGTCGTGACCGGCCCGGGGCGCGTCTGGCTGCAGTCGCTGCCGCTCAGCCGCATGGCCGACCGCATCATGAAGGCCGCGCCGGGCCTGGCGCGCGGCGGCAAGGAAGAAGGCTCGGTCCTCGGCGGTCTCGGCAATCTTCTGGACGGCGACAACTAG
- a CDS encoding DUF533 domain-containing protein: MDPERLIGELVGGFLGGKTKRRRGGFDLSSLAGGVLGGGRRSSGGLVNAGTLLTVGGLIWGAIETMQQGSGSAPVQGGYAGGQAPPPVPGGGTPSAVPQGVMGAPGSVPVPPPLPPIPGATPPPVPVPDVPVPAQLLPLVQLAVSAARADGDLSEEERTTIRAHASRLGAAALVDAELAARRPLDAITPAFTTPEQKLAAYALAWAVVHGEGDVSPGERMYLTQLQRLLRLDHADVDRIEHETLAGGQQ, encoded by the coding sequence ATGGATCCTGAACGCCTCATCGGCGAGCTGGTCGGCGGGTTCCTGGGGGGCAAGACGAAGCGCCGGCGCGGTGGCTTCGACCTGTCGTCCCTGGCGGGCGGTGTGCTTGGTGGCGGACGCCGGTCGAGCGGCGGCCTGGTCAACGCCGGCACGCTGCTCACCGTCGGCGGCCTGATCTGGGGCGCCATCGAGACGATGCAGCAGGGCAGTGGCAGCGCGCCGGTACAGGGCGGGTACGCTGGCGGCCAGGCGCCTCCGCCCGTGCCCGGCGGCGGCACGCCGTCGGCCGTGCCGCAGGGCGTGATGGGCGCGCCTGGGTCCGTGCCCGTCCCGCCACCGTTGCCGCCGATTCCTGGCGCGACACCGCCGCCGGTGCCGGTGCCGGACGTACCGGTCCCGGCGCAACTGCTGCCGCTCGTGCAACTCGCCGTGAGCGCGGCGCGCGCCGACGGCGATCTCTCGGAGGAAGAGCGCACGACCATTCGTGCGCACGCGTCGCGCCTGGGCGCCGCGGCACTGGTCGACGCGGAACTCGCCGCGCGCCGGCCGCTCGACGCGATCACGCCGGCGTTCACGACGCCGGAGCAGAAGCTGGCGGCCTACGCGCTGGCGTGGGCCGTCGTGCACGGGGAAGGCGACGTCTCGCCGGGCGAGCGCATGTACCTCACGCAGCTGCAGCGACTGCTGCGCCTCGACCACGCCGACGTCGACCGCATCGAGCACGAGACGCTGGCCGGCGGCCAGCAGTAG
- a CDS encoding alpha/beta hydrolase has product MPTLSGFTHEFVPAEGGATTTLVMLHGTGGDERDLLPLGKALHPTAALLSPRGRVLEGALPRFFRRFGEGRFDLDDLRVRAGELAAFLDEAAAHYGVDRQRMVAVGYSNGANIAHATMLLHPDSFAGAALLHAQFALAPEPLPSLAGRAVFLAAGQADPIVPIGEARKLADLLTAAGATVTPFWSSGGHNLTRDDVSRAQAWLNSSGFAS; this is encoded by the coding sequence ATGCCCACGCTTTCCGGGTTCACCCACGAGTTCGTGCCGGCCGAGGGCGGCGCGACGACCACGCTGGTGATGCTGCACGGCACGGGCGGCGACGAACGCGACCTGCTGCCGCTCGGCAAGGCGCTCCACCCGACCGCGGCGTTGCTCAGCCCGCGTGGGCGGGTCCTCGAGGGTGCGTTGCCGCGTTTCTTCCGGCGGTTCGGTGAGGGGCGGTTCGACCTCGACGACCTGCGGGTGCGGGCCGGCGAACTCGCCGCGTTCCTCGACGAGGCGGCGGCCCATTACGGCGTGGATCGCCAGCGCATGGTGGCGGTCGGCTACTCCAACGGCGCCAACATCGCCCACGCGACCATGCTGCTGCATCCCGACAGCTTCGCGGGAGCGGCCTTGCTGCACGCGCAGTTCGCGCTGGCGCCCGAGCCGCTCCCGTCGTTGGCCGGGCGTGCCGTCTTCCTGGCCGCAGGTCAAGCCGATCCCATCGTGCCGATCGGCGAGGCGCGCAAGCTCGCCGACCTGCTCACCGCCGCGGGTGCCACCGTGACCCCGTTCTGGTCGTCAGGTGGCCACAACCTGACGCGCGACGACGTGTCGCGCGCCCAGGCGTGGCTGAACTCCTCCGGGTTTGCTTCGTAA
- the dinB gene encoding DNA polymerase IV — MFSRPADVRRILHIDMDAFYASVEQRDRPELRGRPVAVGGRPESRAVVCAASYEARKFGVRSAIPMSRAVRLCPDLVVVPTDFARYRAVSQQVFALFRSVTPLVEPLSLDEAYLDVTENAWGEALGVDVARRLKDAIKEETGLTASAGVAPNKFLAKIASGWRKPDGLTVIAPERMEAFLQQLPIDALWGVGPVTAGRLRAHGIEKLVDVRAAPPATLHAAVGSQAGWLTALAWGRDDRRVVPDRAAKSHGAERTYHEDLRDVALMRAHLAHLAGICGDWLTRKHLRARTVTLKVRYDDFTTVTRSQSVPGGLSDTPTLVTHAHALLERTEAGVRPVRLLGVSAHNLVDPSAAFVAHEGRLPFDEGTPA; from the coding sequence ATGTTCTCCCGCCCCGCCGACGTGCGCCGGATCCTGCACATCGACATGGACGCGTTCTATGCGTCGGTCGAGCAGCGGGACCGTCCGGAGTTGCGTGGCAGACCGGTTGCGGTGGGCGGCCGGCCGGAGAGCCGCGCGGTGGTGTGCGCGGCGTCGTACGAGGCACGGAAGTTCGGCGTGCGCTCGGCCATCCCGATGTCGCGCGCGGTGCGTCTCTGCCCCGACCTCGTGGTCGTCCCCACCGACTTCGCCAGGTACCGAGCGGTGTCGCAACAGGTGTTCGCGCTGTTCCGGTCGGTGACGCCGCTGGTGGAGCCGCTCTCGCTGGACGAGGCGTACCTCGACGTCACCGAGAACGCGTGGGGCGAGGCGCTGGGCGTCGACGTCGCCCGGCGGCTCAAGGACGCCATCAAGGAAGAGACGGGACTCACGGCGTCGGCCGGCGTGGCGCCGAACAAGTTCCTGGCCAAGATCGCCTCGGGCTGGCGCAAGCCCGACGGGCTCACGGTCATCGCGCCGGAGCGCATGGAAGCGTTCCTGCAGCAGTTGCCGATCGACGCGCTGTGGGGCGTCGGCCCGGTCACCGCCGGCCGGCTGCGTGCGCACGGCATCGAGAAGCTGGTGGACGTGCGCGCCGCGCCCCCGGCCACGCTCCACGCGGCGGTCGGCTCGCAGGCCGGCTGGCTCACCGCGCTCGCGTGGGGACGCGACGATCGGCGCGTCGTGCCCGATCGCGCCGCCAAGTCGCACGGCGCCGAGCGCACCTACCACGAGGACCTGCGCGACGTCGCGCTGATGCGCGCCCACCTCGCGCACCTGGCGGGCATCTGCGGCGACTGGCTGACGCGCAAGCACCTGCGCGCCCGCACCGTCACCCTGAAGGTGCGCTACGACGACTTCACCACCGTCACGCGGAGCCAGAGCGTGCCTGGCGGCCTGAGCGACACGCCGACGCTCGTCACCCACGCCCATGCGCTGCTCGAGCGCACCGAGGCCGGCGTGCGACCGGTCCGCCTGCTCGGCGTCAGCGCGCACAACCTCGTGGATCCATCGGCCGCCTTCGTCGCGCACGAGGGTCGCCTCCCCTTCGACGAGGGCACGCCCGCGTGA
- a CDS encoding ABC transporter ATP-binding protein, producing the protein MSDAKDQAKKKKVDYGNAWEEAKGLVWKARARLGLGLSLMLVNRLTGLVLPASTKFLVDDVIGKGRSELLWPLAGAVALSTLVEAVTSFSLSQILGVAAQGAITEMRRSVQAHVARLPVRYFDTVQTGVLISRVMNDAEGIRNLVGTGLVQLTGGILSALIGLGVLFWLNWHLTLVMIVVLGTFGGIMAVAFKRLRPLFRERGQINAEVTGRLSQSLGGIRVVKAYTAEKREEIVFSKGVHRLLRNVAQSMTGVSATTAMGTVIIGVTGVIMITIGGRAIVAGTMTLGDFVMYVFFTGLVAAPLISIASIGTQLTEALAGLDRIHEIKKMATEDAEDEGRRDLTDVRGRVTFEDVWFEYNEGVPVIKGVTFDAPAGSTTALVGSSGSGKSTLISLVMAFNRPTRGRVLIDGQDLEQVRLASYRSQLGIVLQENFLFDGTIADNIRYANPHASMDEVITAARIAYCDEFVDGFAEGYRTVVGERGVRLSGGQRQRVAIARAILADPRILILDEATSSLDSESEAKIQEALRTLRKGRTTFVIAHRLSTIRTSDQILVIEEGRVVERGTHKELMALDGRYRQLHDRQYAVELDRFINPGEDFTPDPTEAAKAAPGPARA; encoded by the coding sequence GTGAGCGACGCGAAGGACCAGGCCAAGAAGAAGAAGGTCGACTACGGCAACGCCTGGGAGGAGGCCAAGGGCCTGGTGTGGAAGGCCCGGGCCCGGCTGGGGCTCGGCCTGAGCCTCATGCTGGTCAACCGCCTCACGGGCCTGGTGCTGCCGGCGTCGACGAAGTTCCTCGTCGACGACGTGATCGGCAAGGGCCGGTCGGAGCTGCTGTGGCCGCTCGCCGGCGCCGTGGCGCTGTCGACGCTCGTCGAGGCGGTGACGTCGTTCTCGCTGTCGCAGATCCTCGGCGTGGCGGCGCAGGGCGCGATCACCGAGATGCGCCGGTCGGTGCAGGCCCACGTGGCGCGCCTGCCGGTGCGCTACTTCGACACGGTGCAGACCGGCGTGCTCATCTCGCGGGTGATGAACGACGCCGAGGGCATCCGCAACCTGGTGGGCACCGGGCTCGTGCAGCTCACGGGGGGCATCCTGTCGGCGCTGATCGGCCTCGGCGTGCTGTTCTGGCTGAACTGGCACCTCACGCTGGTGATGATCGTGGTGCTGGGCACCTTCGGCGGGATCATGGCCGTGGCCTTCAAGCGGCTGCGGCCGCTGTTCCGCGAGCGCGGGCAGATCAACGCCGAGGTGACCGGTCGGCTCTCGCAGTCGCTCGGCGGCATCCGCGTGGTCAAGGCCTACACCGCGGAGAAGCGCGAGGAGATCGTCTTCAGCAAGGGCGTGCATCGCCTGCTGCGCAACGTCGCGCAGTCGATGACCGGTGTGTCGGCGACCACCGCCATGGGCACGGTGATCATCGGCGTGACGGGCGTCATCATGATCACGATCGGCGGCCGGGCGATCGTCGCCGGCACCATGACGCTCGGCGACTTCGTGATGTACGTCTTCTTCACCGGCCTGGTCGCGGCCCCGCTGATCTCGATTGCCTCCATCGGCACGCAGCTCACCGAGGCGCTCGCCGGGCTCGACCGCATCCACGAGATCAAGAAGATGGCCACCGAGGACGCCGAGGACGAGGGTCGTCGCGACCTCACCGACGTGCGGGGCCGCGTCACGTTCGAGGACGTGTGGTTCGAGTACAACGAGGGCGTGCCGGTCATCAAGGGCGTGACGTTCGACGCGCCGGCCGGGTCGACCACCGCGCTCGTCGGCTCGAGCGGGTCGGGCAAGAGCACGCTGATCAGCCTCGTGATGGCCTTCAACCGGCCGACCCGCGGCCGCGTCCTCATCGACGGCCAGGACCTCGAGCAGGTGCGGCTCGCGAGTTACCGGTCGCAGCTCGGCATCGTGCTGCAGGAGAACTTCCTGTTCGACGGCACGATCGCCGACAACATCCGCTACGCCAACCCGCACGCGTCCATGGACGAGGTGATCACGGCCGCCAGGATCGCGTACTGCGACGAGTTCGTGGACGGCTTCGCGGAGGGCTACAGGACCGTGGTGGGGGAGCGGGGCGTGCGCCTGTCGGGCGGCCAGCGGCAGCGCGTGGCGATTGCCCGCGCCATCCTCGCCGACCCGCGCATCCTGATCCTCGACGAGGCGACGTCGAGCCTCGACAGCGAGAGCGAGGCCAAGATCCAGGAGGCACTGCGCACGCTGCGCAAGGGACGCACGACGTTCGTCATCGCGCACCGCCTCTCGACCATCCGCACCTCCGACCAGATCCTCGTGATCGAGGAAGGCCGCGTCGTCGAGCGCGGCACGCACAAGGAGCTGATGGCGCTCGACGGCCGCTACCGGCAGCTGCACGACCGGCAGTACGCGGTGGAACTCGATCGCTTCATCAACCCCGGCGAGGACTTCACGCCAGACCCGACGGAGGCCGCGAAGGCCGCCCCCGGTCCCGCCAGAGCGTGA
- a CDS encoding peptidylprolyl isomerase, whose amino-acid sequence MHFRLDPGRMALLGATLGLLALAADAGAQARRRPAPAPAPASPGASGFYTTTRPAAALQNKQLVLETTQGAIVIQLDAAAAPNHVGFVLDQAEAGAYDGTVFHRAVAMGIVQGGDPISKDPAKSALYGTGGLNRLKREPNARKHLRGAVSSVLVPNKPDSAGAQFFICLTDQPGLDGQFDVFGEVVEGLEVAEQISQSPLDANGKLTTRIAITKATVRDTPPPTAAPFAETPVEELAQYRATISTTMGDIVIGFAPDAAPGHVRNFLRLAQLGVYDGTGFHRIVPKFAIQAGDLSSRPAPLTQVQRRHVGTVKGEFNPLKHEAGIVSMARGDDPDSASTSFFICTAASPSLDGKYTAFGRVLSGMDVVSAIEQAPLDGEAPRTRIGITKVTLTKGPQ is encoded by the coding sequence GTGCATTTCCGGCTGGATCCAGGCAGGATGGCGCTTCTCGGCGCCACGCTGGGGCTGCTGGCGCTCGCCGCTGACGCCGGTGCCCAGGCCCGCAGGCGGCCTGCGCCGGCCCCGGCCCCGGCCTCGCCGGGAGCCAGCGGGTTCTACACGACGACGCGCCCGGCGGCAGCCCTGCAGAACAAGCAGCTGGTGCTCGAGACGACGCAGGGCGCCATCGTCATCCAGCTCGATGCAGCGGCGGCGCCCAATCACGTCGGGTTCGTGCTCGATCAGGCCGAGGCCGGCGCCTACGACGGCACGGTGTTCCACCGCGCCGTGGCGATGGGCATCGTGCAGGGCGGCGACCCGATCTCGAAGGACCCGGCGAAGTCGGCGCTGTACGGCACCGGCGGCCTCAATCGCCTCAAGCGTGAGCCGAATGCGCGCAAGCACCTGCGCGGGGCGGTGTCGTCGGTGCTCGTGCCCAACAAGCCTGACAGCGCCGGCGCGCAGTTCTTCATCTGCCTCACAGACCAGCCCGGGCTGGATGGGCAGTTCGACGTCTTCGGCGAGGTGGTCGAGGGGCTCGAGGTTGCCGAGCAGATCTCGCAGTCGCCGCTCGACGCCAACGGCAAGCTGACCACGCGCATCGCGATCACGAAGGCGACGGTGCGCGACACGCCGCCGCCGACCGCCGCGCCGTTCGCCGAGACGCCCGTCGAGGAACTGGCGCAGTACCGCGCCACGATCTCCACGACGATGGGCGACATCGTCATCGGGTTCGCGCCCGACGCCGCGCCGGGTCACGTCCGCAACTTCCTGCGCCTCGCGCAACTCGGGGTCTACGACGGCACCGGCTTCCACCGCATCGTGCCGAAGTTCGCCATCCAGGCCGGCGACCTCTCGTCGCGGCCTGCGCCCCTGACGCAGGTGCAGCGCAGGCACGTCGGCACCGTGAAGGGCGAGTTCAACCCGCTCAAGCACGAGGCGGGCATCGTGAGCATGGCGCGGGGCGACGATCCCGACAGCGCCAGCACCTCGTTCTTCATCTGCACGGCAGCCTCGCCATCCCTCGACGGCAAGTACACGGCGTTCGGCCGCGTGCTCTCGGGGATGGACGTGGTCTCGGCCATCGAACAGGCGCCGCTCGACGGCGAGGCGCCGCGGACACGCATCGGGATCACGAAGGTGACGTTGACGAAGGGCCCGCAGTGA